One stretch of Natronobacterium gregoryi SP2 DNA includes these proteins:
- a CDS encoding DUF7475 family protein, whose translation MRNRRLELDSLTGIHWLAILAAIVSGLVHLVLGVGFLPHWMGALFLLAAVGFAAGIGLVLIDYRRRLVYLVGIPFVGGQVVLWYALNQPSSIGDLGVAEVVDKLAQAVLIVALSVLYRWEP comes from the coding sequence ATGAGGAATCGACGGCTCGAACTCGATTCGCTGACCGGAATCCACTGGCTTGCTATCCTCGCGGCGATCGTGAGCGGGCTCGTTCATCTGGTGTTGGGGGTCGGATTCCTCCCACACTGGATGGGCGCGCTCTTCTTGCTCGCGGCAGTCGGCTTCGCGGCCGGCATCGGCCTCGTCCTGATCGACTATCGACGACGGCTGGTGTACCTGGTGGGGATTCCGTTCGTCGGAGGGCAGGTCGTTCTCTGGTACGCACTGAACCAGCCGTCGAGCATCGGTGATCTGGGCGTGGCTGAAGTCGTCGACAAACTCGCCCAGGCCGTCCTGATCGTAGCACTCTCCGTCCTCTATCGCTGGGAGCCGTGA
- a CDS encoding CDP-alcohol phosphatidyltransferase family protein, protein MTDRPFRAPAASVTRQWMILASAVAVLALVAGSPVYAWSSGAGGPFVVGAVLGFVAVVVASWRSITLARQRVGVEPITPATWLTASRGGTLVILAGFLLIARPPDAFAWVPATLFAVAAGLDAVDGTLARATDDVSELGSRLDVEIDSLTVLVGTLLAIQYDVVPVAFLVVGLSRYAFVAGIRYRRWAGRPVYDLDPSTPRRVLGALAMVTIWLALSPIPGPAPTRVLAVVVLFPFVANFARDWLVVSGRRRHT, encoded by the coding sequence GTGACGGATCGACCGTTCCGTGCGCCGGCCGCGAGTGTGACTCGCCAGTGGATGATCCTCGCAAGTGCCGTCGCCGTTCTCGCGCTGGTGGCTGGTTCGCCCGTCTACGCGTGGTCTTCCGGCGCAGGTGGACCGTTCGTCGTCGGGGCCGTCCTCGGATTCGTCGCGGTCGTCGTCGCGTCCTGGCGATCGATCACGCTGGCCCGGCAACGCGTGGGCGTCGAACCGATCACCCCGGCAACCTGGCTCACCGCCAGCCGGGGTGGAACGCTCGTGATACTCGCCGGGTTTCTTCTGATTGCCCGGCCTCCCGATGCGTTCGCGTGGGTGCCCGCGACACTGTTCGCGGTCGCCGCCGGTCTGGATGCCGTCGACGGGACACTGGCTCGAGCGACCGACGATGTCTCGGAACTCGGCAGCCGACTCGACGTCGAAATCGACTCACTGACAGTGCTCGTCGGCACGCTGCTTGCCATCCAGTACGACGTCGTCCCTGTCGCATTTCTCGTCGTCGGGCTCTCGCGGTACGCGTTCGTCGCCGGAATACGCTACCGGCGATGGGCCGGCCGGCCAGTGTACGACCTCGACCCGAGCACGCCACGGCGCGTTCTCGGGGCGCTCGCGATGGTGACCATCTGGCTCGCACTCTCGCCGATCCCTGGCCCAGCGCCCACTCGAGTCCTCGCGGTCGTCGTTTTGTTCCCGTTCGTGGCGAACTTCGCCCGGGACTGGCTGGTCGTCTCCGGTCGGCGTCGCCACACGTAA
- a CDS encoding 6-pyruvoyl trahydropterin synthase family protein, with the protein MYSVSVSRSFVAQHYLTVPNPGPEGELHSHQFTAEVTFEGPELGEYGYLVDIDAVVEALETVVETVRDRTLNDLPAFERKNPSAERLAKVVGDRLLEELEPETATRLAVTVQEDDIASVTHDRSL; encoded by the coding sequence ATGTACTCCGTTTCGGTTTCTCGGTCGTTCGTCGCCCAGCACTACCTGACGGTGCCGAATCCAGGCCCCGAAGGGGAGCTACACTCTCACCAGTTCACCGCCGAAGTAACGTTCGAGGGGCCCGAACTCGGCGAGTACGGCTACCTCGTCGACATCGACGCGGTCGTCGAAGCGCTCGAAACCGTCGTCGAGACGGTTCGAGATCGGACGCTCAACGACCTTCCCGCCTTCGAGAGGAAGAACCCGAGTGCCGAGCGTCTTGCCAAAGTCGTCGGCGATCGGCTGCTCGAGGAACTCGAACCGGAGACAGCCACGCGACTCGCGGTGACTGTCCAGGAAGATGACATCGCGTCGGTCACTCACGACCGTTCGCTGTGA
- a CDS encoding glycosyltransferase family 4 protein, with amino-acid sequence MTSRRSLTTVRCECMHVGLVVYGDLEETSGGFRYDRRLVESLRARGDTVEVVSLPWRSLARGVFDGWSRSIRSRLDRPVDVLLQDELCHPSLWYHNRRLERPEAVVALIHHLQSDDPTTRRNRLHRPFERRYLESVDATIATSEFTRQRAAKIVPSLADRPGLVASPAGRAGGGAVTKGDVVDRAHDGPLRVTFVGNVVPRKDPLTLVSAFASERATDDWQLTIVGSHDDRGYVKRVRDRVASLGLTDQVTLTGEVPTPRLESILEGSHCLCVPSRYEAFGMVYLEAMEYGVVPIATENGGPREFVDHGTSGVLVDPGDSRAIATALERLDTDRDRLATLGVSALEGAREHPTWDETMRSVRSFLQRVATP; translated from the coding sequence ATGACATCGCGTCGGTCACTCACGACCGTTCGCTGTGAGTGTATGCACGTCGGCCTGGTCGTCTACGGCGACCTCGAGGAAACCTCTGGCGGGTTCCGGTATGACAGACGGCTGGTCGAGTCGTTGCGGGCGCGGGGCGACACCGTCGAAGTCGTCTCGCTGCCGTGGCGCTCGCTCGCACGGGGCGTGTTCGACGGCTGGTCGCGCTCGATCCGGTCACGGCTCGACCGACCGGTGGACGTCTTGCTCCAGGACGAACTCTGTCACCCGTCACTGTGGTACCATAACCGCCGGCTCGAGCGACCCGAGGCCGTCGTCGCTTTGATCCACCACCTCCAGTCGGACGATCCCACGACGCGTCGCAACCGGCTCCACCGGCCGTTCGAGCGACGATATCTCGAGTCGGTCGACGCGACGATCGCCACCAGCGAGTTCACCCGGCAGCGAGCGGCGAAGATCGTCCCGTCGCTGGCCGACCGGCCGGGGCTGGTCGCATCCCCAGCCGGCCGTGCCGGCGGCGGGGCGGTAACGAAGGGCGACGTCGTCGACCGCGCCCACGACGGTCCGCTGCGGGTGACGTTCGTGGGCAACGTCGTCCCCAGGAAAGATCCACTGACACTCGTCTCGGCGTTCGCTTCCGAACGGGCCACCGACGACTGGCAGTTGACGATCGTCGGTAGCCACGACGACCGCGGCTACGTGAAGCGCGTCCGCGACCGAGTCGCGTCGCTCGGCCTGACCGACCAGGTCACGCTCACGGGGGAGGTCCCGACGCCGCGACTCGAGTCGATTCTCGAGGGCAGCCACTGTCTCTGCGTTCCCTCGCGGTACGAAGCCTTCGGGATGGTGTATCTCGAGGCGATGGAGTACGGCGTCGTCCCGATCGCGACCGAAAACGGCGGTCCACGAGAGTTCGTCGACCACGGCACGAGCGGTGTTCTCGTCGATCCCGGCGACAGTCGGGCGATCGCAACCGCGCTCGAGCGCCTCGACACCGACCGTGACCGACTTGCCACGCTGGGCGTCAGCGCACTCGAGGGCGCACGCGAGCACCCGACCTGGGACGAGACGATGCGGTCCGTCAGGTCGTTTCTCCAGCGCGTCGCGACCCCGTAG